In Ancalomicrobiaceae bacterium S20, the following proteins share a genomic window:
- the nifH gene encoding nitrogenase iron protein, whose protein sequence is MAALRQIAFYGKGGIGKSTTSQNTLAALVELGQKILIVGCDPKADSTRLILNAKAQDTVLHLAAEQGSVEDLELEDVLKIGYNGIKCVESGGPEPGVGCAGRGVITAINFLEENGAYDDVDYVSYDVLGDVVCGGFAMPIRENKAQEIYIVMSGEMMALYAANNIAKGILKYAHSGGVRLGGLICNERQTDRELDLAEALAARINTKLIHFVPRDNIVQHAELRKQTVIQYAPDSQQAQEYRQLANKIHANSGKGTIPAPISMEELEDMLLAFGIMKTDEQALAELQAKEAAKAAALAAAAH, encoded by the coding sequence ATGGCAGCTCTGCGCCAGATCGCATTCTACGGGAAGGGCGGCATCGGCAAGTCGACCACCTCCCAGAACACGCTCGCCGCCCTGGTCGAGCTCGGTCAGAAGATCCTGATCGTCGGCTGCGACCCGAAGGCGGACTCGACCCGCCTCATCCTCAACGCCAAGGCCCAGGACACCGTCCTGCACCTGGCGGCCGAGCAGGGCTCGGTCGAGGACCTCGAACTCGAGGACGTGCTCAAGATCGGCTACAACGGCATCAAGTGCGTCGAGTCCGGTGGCCCGGAGCCGGGCGTCGGCTGCGCCGGTCGCGGCGTCATCACCGCGATCAACTTCCTGGAAGAGAACGGCGCCTATGACGACGTGGACTACGTGTCCTACGACGTGCTCGGCGACGTCGTCTGCGGCGGCTTCGCGATGCCGATCCGCGAGAACAAGGCCCAGGAGATCTACATCGTCATGTCCGGCGAGATGATGGCGCTCTATGCCGCCAACAACATCGCCAAGGGTATTCTGAAGTATGCACACTCGGGCGGCGTGCGCCTGGGCGGACTGATCTGCAACGAGCGCCAGACCGACCGCGAGCTCGACCTCGCCGAGGCGCTGGCCGCGCGGATCAACACCAAGCTGATCCACTTCGTGCCGCGCGACAACATCGTGCAGCACGCCGAGCTCCGCAAGCAGACCGTGATCCAGTACGCCCCTGACAGCCAGCAGGCGCAGGAGTACCGCCAGCTTGCGAACAAGATCCATGCGAACTCGGGCAAGGGCACGATCCCGGCGCCGATCTCCATGGAAGAGCTCGAGGACATGCTGCTCGCCTTCGGCATCATGAAGACCGACGAGCAGGCCCTCGCCGAGCTGCAGGCCAAGGAAGCCGCCAAGGCGGCCGCCCTCGCCGCCGCGGCGCACTGA
- the nifK gene encoding nitrogenase molybdenum-iron protein subunit beta, translating into MPQSADHVLDHAPLFREPEYKEMLANKKKLFECGVPDAQVAEQGEYTKSWEYREKNLAREALVVNPAKACQPLGAVFAAAGFEKTMSFVHGSQGCVAYYRSHLSRHFKEPCSAVSSSMTEDAAVFGGLNNMVDGLANTYSLYAPKMIAVSTTCMAEVIGDDLHSFIQTAKDKGSVPQEFDVPFAHTPAFVGSHVDGYDNAVKGILEHFWKDAVRTEGSKINIIPGFDGFCVGNNRELKRLLDLMGVDYTILGDASDQFDTPSDGEFRMFDGGTKLDDVKAALDAKGTISLQHWNTRKTLEFAKEKGQETASFHYPLGIRATDELLMKISALSGKVIPEAIRLERGRLIDAMADSQSWLHGKKYAIYGDPDFVQAMARFVMETGGEPIHCLATNGTKHWEEEMRAMLDASPFGKEAKVWAGKDLWHLRSLLFTEPVDMLIGNSYGKYLERDTGTPLLRLTFPVFDRHHHHRFPLMGYQGGLRVLTALLDKVFDKLDDDTIIPGETDYSFDLTR; encoded by the coding sequence ATGCCGCAGTCCGCAGATCACGTGCTCGACCACGCGCCCTTGTTCCGCGAGCCGGAATACAAGGAGATGCTCGCCAACAAGAAGAAGCTCTTCGAATGCGGCGTCCCCGACGCCCAGGTCGCCGAACAGGGCGAGTACACCAAGTCCTGGGAGTACCGCGAGAAGAACCTCGCCCGCGAGGCCCTCGTCGTGAACCCGGCCAAGGCCTGTCAGCCGCTCGGCGCGGTGTTCGCCGCCGCCGGCTTCGAGAAGACCATGAGTTTCGTCCACGGTTCGCAGGGCTGCGTCGCCTACTACCGCTCGCACCTGTCGCGCCATTTCAAGGAGCCGTGCTCGGCCGTCTCCTCGTCGATGACCGAGGACGCGGCGGTGTTCGGCGGCCTCAACAACATGGTCGATGGCCTCGCCAACACCTATTCGCTCTACGCGCCGAAGATGATCGCGGTCTCGACCACCTGCATGGCCGAGGTCATCGGTGACGACCTGCATTCCTTCATCCAGACGGCGAAGGACAAGGGCTCGGTGCCGCAGGAATTCGACGTGCCCTTCGCCCACACCCCGGCCTTCGTCGGTAGCCACGTCGACGGCTACGACAACGCGGTGAAAGGCATCCTCGAGCACTTCTGGAAGGACGCCGTCCGCACCGAAGGCTCGAAGATCAACATCATCCCGGGCTTCGACGGCTTCTGCGTCGGCAACAACCGCGAGCTGAAGCGCCTGCTCGACCTGATGGGCGTCGACTACACGATCCTCGGCGATGCCTCCGACCAGTTCGACACGCCCTCCGACGGCGAGTTCCGCATGTTCGACGGCGGCACCAAGCTCGACGACGTCAAGGCCGCGCTCGACGCCAAGGGCACGATCTCGCTGCAGCATTGGAACACGCGCAAGACGCTCGAGTTCGCGAAGGAAAAGGGCCAGGAGACGGCCTCGTTCCACTACCCGCTCGGCATCCGCGCCACCGACGAACTCCTGATGAAGATCTCCGCGCTCTCGGGCAAGGTGATCCCGGAGGCGATCCGCCTGGAGCGCGGCCGGCTGATCGACGCGATGGCGGACAGCCAGAGCTGGCTGCACGGCAAGAAATACGCGATCTATGGCGATCCGGACTTCGTCCAGGCCATGGCCCGCTTCGTCATGGAGACCGGCGGCGAGCCGATCCACTGCCTGGCGACCAACGGCACCAAGCATTGGGAAGAAGAGATGCGCGCCATGCTCGACGCCTCGCCCTTCGGCAAGGAAGCCAAGGTCTGGGCTGGCAAGGACCTGTGGCATCTGCGCTCGCTGCTGTTCACCGAGCCGGTCGACATGCTGATCGGCAATTCCTACGGCAAGTACCTCGAGCGTGATACCGGCACGCCGCTGCTGCGTCTGACCTTCCCGGTCTTCGACCGCCACCACCACCACCGCTTCCCGCTCATGGGCTACCAGGGTGGTCTGCGCGTGCTGACGGCGCTGCTCGACAAGGTGTTCGACAAGCTCGACGACGACACCATCATCCCGGGCGAGACGGATTACTCGTTCGACCTCACGCGGTGA
- the lldD gene encoding FMN-dependent L-lactate dehydrogenase LldD, with amino-acid sequence MIISSASDYREAARRKLPRFLFDYIDGGAYAEATLRANVDDLKSIALRQRVLKNVADLSLETSLFGEALALPVLLSPVGLTGMFARRGEVQAVKAATAKGVPLILSTVSVCPIEEVVAATDRPIWFQLYVLKDRGFMKNALDRAMAAGVTKLVFTVDMPTPGARYRDAHSGMSGRFGPQRRILQAMLKPAWAIDVGLLGRPHDLGNVSKYLGKPIALEDYIGWLAKNFDPSIGWADLAWIRDYWKGEIILKGILDAEDAREAVAFGADGIVVSNHGGRQLDGVPSTVKALPGIVDAVGSNLTVLVDGGIRSGLDVVRMLALGAKGCLIGRAPTYALATAGQAGVENLLDIFAKEMRVAMTLTGVTSVAQIDRSILVG; translated from the coding sequence ATGATCATCTCGTCCGCCTCGGATTACCGCGAGGCCGCGCGCCGCAAGCTGCCGCGCTTCCTGTTCGACTACATCGACGGCGGCGCCTACGCCGAGGCGACGCTCCGGGCCAATGTCGACGACCTCAAGTCGATCGCGCTGCGCCAGCGCGTCCTGAAGAACGTCGCGGACCTGAGCCTGGAGACGTCGCTGTTCGGCGAGGCGCTGGCCCTGCCGGTGCTGCTCAGCCCAGTCGGGCTCACCGGCATGTTCGCCCGACGTGGCGAGGTGCAGGCGGTCAAGGCGGCGACCGCGAAGGGCGTGCCGCTGATCCTGTCGACCGTGTCGGTCTGCCCGATCGAGGAGGTCGTCGCCGCGACCGATCGCCCGATCTGGTTCCAGCTCTATGTGCTGAAGGACCGCGGCTTCATGAAGAACGCGCTCGACCGCGCCATGGCGGCGGGCGTCACCAAGCTCGTGTTCACCGTCGACATGCCGACACCGGGCGCGCGCTACCGCGACGCCCATTCCGGCATGTCCGGCCGGTTCGGGCCGCAGCGGCGCATCCTGCAGGCGATGCTGAAGCCCGCGTGGGCGATCGATGTCGGCCTGCTCGGCCGGCCGCACGATCTCGGCAACGTGTCGAAATACCTCGGCAAGCCGATCGCACTCGAGGACTACATCGGCTGGCTCGCCAAGAATTTCGATCCGTCGATCGGCTGGGCCGATCTCGCCTGGATCCGCGACTACTGGAAGGGCGAGATCATCCTGAAGGGCATCCTCGATGCCGAGGATGCGCGCGAGGCGGTCGCCTTCGGCGCCGACGGCATCGTGGTGTCGAACCACGGCGGCCGGCAGCTCGACGGCGTGCCTTCGACGGTGAAGGCGCTGCCGGGCATCGTCGATGCGGTCGGCTCGAACCTCACCGTGCTGGTCGACGGCGGCATCCGCTCCGGCCTCGACGTCGTGCGCATGCTGGCGCTCGGCGCCAAGGGCTGCCTCATCGGCCGCGCGCCGACCTATGCGCTGGCGACCGCCGGCCAGGCCGGCGTCGAGAACCTGCTCGACATCTTCGCCAAGGAAATGCGCGTGGCCATGACGCTGACCGGCGTCACGAGCGTCGCGCAGATCGATCGGTCGATCCTGGTGGGCTGA
- a CDS encoding carboxymuconolactone decarboxylase family protein gives MTIASLKSRLPAFAKDVSLNLSSIGEDDSLTAQQKYGLMVACGHATRNPDVAQAMEAEAAPHLAPVALDAARAAATIMAMNNIYYRFLHLASNEEYKSMPARLRMNVIGKPGVDKVDFELWSLAVSAINGCGMCIDSHEKVLREHGVPASAVQTAVRFAAVIQSAAVALEAAAIQVQHAAE, from the coding sequence ATGACCATCGCGTCGCTGAAGAGCCGCCTGCCGGCCTTCGCCAAGGACGTCAGCCTGAACCTGTCCTCGATCGGCGAGGACGACAGCCTGACCGCGCAGCAGAAATACGGCCTCATGGTCGCCTGCGGCCACGCGACCCGCAATCCGGACGTCGCCCAGGCGATGGAGGCGGAAGCCGCACCGCATCTGGCGCCGGTCGCGCTCGACGCCGCGCGAGCCGCCGCCACGATCATGGCGATGAACAACATCTACTACCGCTTCCTGCACCTCGCCTCGAACGAGGAATACAAGTCCATGCCGGCGCGGCTCCGGATGAACGTCATCGGCAAGCCGGGCGTCGACAAGGTCGACTTCGAGCTCTGGTCGCTGGCGGTCTCGGCGATCAACGGTTGCGGCATGTGCATCGACAGCCACGAGAAGGTGCTGCGCGAACACGGCGTGCCGGCCTCGGCGGTGCAGACCGCCGTGCGCTTCGCGGCGGTGATCCAGTCGGCCGCGGTGGCGCTCGAGGCCGCCGCCATCCAGGTGCAACACGCCGCCGAGTGA
- a CDS encoding SDR family oxidoreductase: protein MGEIGYPAEARCPVPHGTVLADHPAATPRPDAGDDPAAVPARRRTVVVTGASRGIGHAIVKRFAEDGWRIVTCSRQPFDKVRCPWEAGPEDHVQIDLGDRMKLADAVAEIRSRLGGAPLDALVNNAGISPKGPEGERLNSLTTPDMLWMGVFHVNFLAPLLLARGLFEELKAARGAIVNITSVVGSRVHPFAGTAYATSKAALSALTREMAADFAPHGIRVNAIAPGEIVTDILSPGTEERFVPLIPMKRLGKPEEVAAVVAFLCSEAASYVTGEEININGGQLL from the coding sequence ATGGGCGAGATCGGGTACCCTGCGGAAGCGCGTTGCCCGGTCCCCCATGGGACCGTCCTGGCCGACCATCCCGCCGCCACGCCGCGCCCGGACGCCGGCGACGATCCGGCCGCGGTGCCGGCCCGCCGGCGCACCGTGGTCGTGACCGGCGCGAGCCGCGGCATCGGGCACGCGATCGTCAAGCGCTTCGCCGAGGACGGCTGGCGCATAGTCACCTGCTCGCGGCAGCCGTTCGACAAGGTGCGCTGCCCCTGGGAGGCCGGCCCCGAGGATCATGTCCAGATCGACCTCGGCGACCGCATGAAGCTCGCCGACGCGGTGGCCGAGATCCGCAGCCGGCTCGGCGGCGCGCCGCTCGATGCGCTCGTCAACAATGCCGGCATCTCGCCAAAGGGCCCCGAGGGCGAGCGGCTCAACTCGCTGACCACGCCGGACATGCTCTGGATGGGCGTGTTCCACGTCAATTTCCTCGCGCCGCTGCTGCTCGCGCGCGGCCTGTTCGAGGAACTGAAGGCGGCGCGCGGCGCGATCGTCAACATCACGTCGGTGGTCGGTTCGCGCGTGCATCCCTTCGCCGGCACGGCCTACGCGACCTCGAAGGCGGCACTCTCGGCGCTGACACGCGAAATGGCGGCTGATTTTGCGCCACACGGCATCCGTGTGAATGCGATCGCCCCCGGCGAGATCGTCACCGACATCCTGTCGCCGGGCACGGAGGAGCGATTCGTGCCGCTCATCCCCATGAAACGTCTCGGCAAACCGGAAGAAGTCGCCGCCGTCGTCGCCTTCCTGTGCTCGGAGGCGGCGAGCTACGTGACCGGCGAGGAGATCAACATCAACGGCGGTCAATTGCTTTAA
- a CDS encoding DUF2239 family protein, with protein MTSQSHITAFSGPRRIASGSAAEVALALKALGSIQPMALVFDDKTGGQIDLDLRGSEAEIAARYAPVATEPAASTEDEGQGAPATAAPAGRGRPKLGVVAREVTLLPRHWDWLAAQPGGASVALRKLVDQARKASEWDDMVRRIREATSRFLSAIAGDLPHYEEATRALFAGDKDRFDDLVAGWPADIRDHAREMARGAFA; from the coding sequence ATGACGTCCCAGTCTCACATCACCGCCTTCTCCGGCCCCCGCCGGATCGCGTCCGGATCGGCCGCCGAGGTCGCGCTTGCGTTGAAGGCGCTCGGGTCCATCCAGCCCATGGCGCTCGTCTTCGACGACAAGACCGGCGGCCAGATCGATCTCGATCTGCGCGGCTCGGAGGCCGAGATCGCGGCGCGCTATGCGCCGGTCGCGACCGAGCCGGCAGCCTCGACCGAAGACGAAGGGCAGGGTGCTCCGGCGACCGCCGCTCCCGCCGGGCGTGGTCGCCCAAAGCTCGGCGTCGTGGCGCGCGAGGTGACGCTGTTGCCGCGGCATTGGGATTGGCTCGCCGCGCAGCCGGGCGGGGCGTCGGTGGCGCTTCGAAAACTGGTCGATCAGGCGCGCAAGGCGAGCGAATGGGACGACATGGTTCGCCGCATCCGCGAGGCGACCAGCCGGTTCCTGTCGGCGATCGCGGGCGACCTGCCGCACTACGAAGAGGCGACGCGTGCGTTGTTCGCCGGCGACAAGGATCGTTTCGACGACCTCGTCGCAGGCTGGCCGGCCGATATCCGCGATCATGCGCGCGAGATGGCGCGCGGCGCCTTCGCCTGA
- a CDS encoding type II toxin-antitoxin system HicA family toxin translates to MAWADIEALFVALGADVIEGSGSRVRFVLHDVVATFHRPHPEKEAKRYQVRDAREFLEKCGIAPEGDPA, encoded by the coding sequence TTGGCGTGGGCGGACATCGAAGCGTTGTTCGTCGCCCTCGGCGCCGATGTGATTGAAGGCAGCGGCTCGCGCGTCCGGTTCGTGCTGCATGATGTGGTCGCGACCTTCCATCGGCCTCACCCGGAGAAGGAGGCGAAGCGCTATCAGGTTCGGGATGCGCGCGAATTCCTGGAGAAATGCGGGATTGCGCCCGAAGGAGACCCAGCGTGA
- a CDS encoding peroxiredoxin, which produces MLGIGDKLPSFEITGVKPGFNNHVEGGASAFEAITEASFPGKWKIIFFYPKDFTFVCPTEIAEFARLAQDFEDRDAVVLGGSTDNEFVKLAWRREHKDLNKLPIWQFADTKGDLVDGLGIRSPAGVAYRYTFIVDPDNTIQHVYATNLNVGRNPKDTLRVLDALQTDELCPCNREVGGDTLKAA; this is translated from the coding sequence ATGCTCGGTATCGGCGACAAGCTCCCCTCCTTCGAAATCACCGGCGTGAAGCCGGGCTTCAACAACCACGTCGAAGGCGGCGCGTCGGCCTTCGAGGCGATCACGGAAGCGAGCTTCCCCGGCAAGTGGAAGATCATCTTCTTCTACCCGAAGGACTTCACCTTCGTGTGCCCGACCGAGATCGCCGAGTTCGCGCGTCTCGCCCAGGACTTCGAGGACCGCGACGCGGTCGTGCTCGGCGGCTCGACCGACAACGAGTTCGTCAAGCTCGCCTGGCGCCGCGAGCACAAGGACCTGAACAAGCTGCCGATCTGGCAGTTCGCCGACACCAAGGGTGATCTGGTCGACGGCCTCGGCATCCGTTCGCCGGCCGGTGTGGCCTACCGCTACACGTTCATCGTCGACCCGGACAACACGATCCAGCACGTCTACGCGACCAACCTCAACGTCGGCCGCAACCCGAAGGACACGCTGCGCGTCCTCGACGCGCTGCAGACCGACGAGCTGTGCCCGTGCAACCGCGAAGTCGGCGGCGACACGCTGAAGGCGGCCTGA
- the nifD gene encoding nitrogenase molybdenum-iron protein alpha chain, whose amino-acid sequence MSLDYENDSALHEKVIEEVLSQYPDKFAKRRKKHLSVATPAGEDEEHGEIQHLTECDVKSNIKSIPGVMTIRGCAYAGSKGVVWGPIKDMVHISHGPVGCGQYSWSQRRNYYIGKTGIDTFVTMQFTSDFQERDIVFGGDKKLEKVIDEIETLFPLANGISVQSECPIGLIGDDIEAVSKKKAKEHDTTIVPVRCEGFRGVSQSLGHHIANDAIRDWVFDKKETEWETGPYDVNVIGDYNIGGDAWASRILLEEMGLRVVGNWSGDATLAEIERAPKAKLNLIHCYRSMNYICRHMEEKYGVSWMEYNFFGPSQIEASMRKIAKHFGPEIEEKTEAVIAKYRPLVDAIVAKYRPRLEGKKVMLYVGGLRPRHVITAYEDLGMEIAGTGYEFGHGDDYQRTGHYVKKGTLIYDDVTGYELEKFIEKIRPDLVGSGIKEKYPVQKMGIPFRQMHSWDYSGPYHGYDGFAIFARDMDLAINNPVWDLFDAPWLDEPAYAAAAE is encoded by the coding sequence ATGAGCCTCGATTACGAGAACGACAGCGCGCTCCACGAGAAAGTCATCGAGGAAGTCCTGTCGCAGTATCCCGACAAGTTCGCCAAGCGGCGCAAGAAGCACCTCTCGGTGGCCACGCCCGCCGGCGAGGACGAGGAACACGGCGAGATCCAGCATCTCACCGAGTGCGACGTCAAGTCGAACATCAAGTCGATCCCGGGCGTGATGACGATCCGCGGCTGCGCCTACGCCGGTTCCAAGGGTGTGGTGTGGGGTCCGATCAAGGACATGGTCCACATCAGCCACGGCCCGGTCGGTTGCGGTCAGTATTCGTGGTCGCAGCGCCGCAACTACTACATCGGCAAGACCGGCATCGACACCTTCGTCACGATGCAGTTCACCTCCGACTTCCAGGAGCGTGACATCGTGTTCGGCGGTGACAAGAAGCTGGAGAAGGTCATCGACGAGATCGAGACCCTGTTCCCGCTCGCCAACGGCATCTCGGTGCAGTCGGAATGCCCGATCGGCCTGATCGGCGACGACATCGAGGCGGTGTCGAAGAAGAAGGCCAAGGAGCACGACACGACCATCGTGCCGGTGCGTTGCGAGGGCTTCCGCGGCGTGTCGCAGTCGCTCGGCCACCACATCGCCAACGACGCGATCCGCGACTGGGTCTTCGACAAGAAGGAGACCGAGTGGGAGACCGGCCCCTACGACGTCAACGTCATCGGCGACTACAACATCGGCGGTGACGCCTGGGCCTCGCGCATCCTGCTCGAGGAGATGGGTCTGCGCGTGGTCGGCAACTGGTCCGGCGATGCCACCCTCGCCGAGATCGAGCGCGCGCCGAAGGCCAAGCTCAACCTCATCCATTGCTATCGGTCGATGAACTACATCTGCCGGCACATGGAAGAGAAGTATGGCGTGTCCTGGATGGAGTACAACTTCTTCGGTCCCTCGCAGATCGAAGCCTCCATGCGCAAGATCGCCAAGCACTTCGGACCGGAGATCGAGGAGAAGACCGAAGCCGTCATCGCCAAGTACCGTCCGCTCGTCGATGCGATCGTCGCGAAGTACCGTCCGCGCCTCGAAGGCAAGAAGGTGATGCTCTACGTCGGCGGCCTGCGCCCCCGGCACGTGATCACCGCCTACGAGGATTTAGGGATGGAGATCGCCGGCACCGGCTACGAGTTCGGTCACGGCGACGACTATCAGCGCACCGGTCACTATGTGAAGAAGGGCACGCTGATCTACGACGACGTCACCGGCTACGAGCTCGAGAAGTTCATCGAGAAGATCCGTCCGGATCTGGTCGGCTCGGGCATCAAGGAGAAGTACCCGGTGCAGAAGATGGGCATCCCGTTCCGTCAGATGCACTCCTGGGACTATTCCGGCCCGTACCACGGCTACGACGGCTTCGCGATCTTCGCCCGCGACATGGACCTGGCGATCAACAATCCCGTCTGGGATCTGTTCGACGCGCCCTGGCTGGATGAGCCGGCCTACGCCGCCGCGGCCGAGTGA
- a CDS encoding type II toxin-antitoxin system HicB family antitoxin, translating to MNTMAYKGYVARVDFDSEDGVFVGRVTGINDVVGFHGESVVELKAAFEEAVDDYLATCAKLGREPQHPYSGRFNVRLSPDLHARAAAAAARRGVSLNRFVEEAIAGEVESRGKGTRGF from the coding sequence GTGAACACCATGGCCTACAAGGGTTACGTCGCCCGCGTCGATTTCGATTCCGAGGACGGCGTCTTCGTCGGACGGGTGACGGGCATCAATGATGTGGTCGGCTTTCATGGCGAGAGCGTCGTCGAACTGAAGGCGGCGTTCGAGGAGGCGGTCGACGATTATCTCGCGACCTGCGCCAAGCTCGGTCGCGAGCCGCAGCACCCGTATTCGGGTCGCTTCAATGTGCGGCTGTCGCCCGACCTCCACGCCCGAGCCGCCGCCGCCGCCGCTCGCCGCGGCGTCAGCCTGAACAGGTTCGTCGAAGAGGCGATTGCCGGCGAAGTCGAGAGCCGAGGAAAGGGTACACGCGGATTTTAA
- the nifA gene encoding nif-specific transcriptional activator NifA, with amino-acid sequence MAAAATLVSDYRRSDAVIPPQRQHPSSDVALLGIYEISKILNAPAPLQRTLASVVNVLSSFMQMRLGMIVIVDPEGDPEIVATAGWAGDIKGRPIETLPQAVIDRLIATQTPMVVQDIAREPMFASVVDLITRGLTSGDRGDRVSFLGVPIKADDRVIGTLSIDRVWDGATSFRFDEDLRFLTMVANLVGQTVRLHTILAADRQRLLDERHQLEKALGQELAEKGRLPTPKIMGIVGESQPLKRVLETIAIVAKSNSTVLLRGESGTGKELFARAIHDLSARKGKPFVKLNCAALPESVLESELFGHEKGSFTGAVGQRAGRFESAHGGTLFLDEIGEISPNFQAKLLRVLQEGEFERVGGNRTLKVDVRLICATNKNLEEAVTRGEFRADLYYRINVVPVALPPLRERPGDIPLLARAFLERFNGENHRKMSITTSAIETLKRCNFPGNVRELENCIRRTATLARGDTIVRDDFACASGNCLSALLWTGSSRKAGHGTDPLGELAAGRAVTASVGAAVHGGGRPIGGAAGSSFSPAPFGAAMPEAAPVPASYAAPAVSAPFMPEPVAHAAPGGTAARADGLCEHADSPTCPRNESRLTEKDRLIDAMERAGWVQAKAARVLGITPRQIGYALKKHGIELKRF; translated from the coding sequence ATGGCTGCCGCCGCGACTCTCGTTTCCGACTACCGTCGTTCAGACGCCGTGATCCCGCCGCAGCGCCAGCATCCGAGTTCGGACGTGGCGCTGCTCGGCATCTACGAGATCTCCAAGATCCTCAACGCGCCCGCGCCGCTGCAACGGACGCTGGCGAGCGTCGTCAACGTGCTGAGCTCGTTCATGCAGATGCGGCTCGGCATGATCGTGATCGTCGACCCTGAGGGCGATCCGGAGATCGTCGCGACCGCCGGCTGGGCCGGCGACATCAAGGGCCGGCCGATCGAGACCCTGCCGCAAGCGGTGATCGACCGGCTGATCGCCACCCAGACGCCGATGGTGGTGCAGGACATCGCGCGCGAGCCGATGTTCGCCTCGGTGGTCGACCTGATCACCCGCGGCCTGACCTCGGGCGACCGCGGCGACCGCGTGTCGTTCCTCGGCGTGCCGATCAAGGCCGACGACCGGGTGATCGGCACGCTGTCGATCGACCGGGTCTGGGACGGCGCGACGTCGTTCCGCTTCGACGAGGACCTGCGGTTCCTGACCATGGTCGCGAACCTGGTCGGCCAGACGGTGCGGCTGCACACGATCCTCGCCGCCGATCGGCAGCGCCTGCTCGACGAGCGACACCAGCTCGAAAAAGCGCTCGGCCAGGAGCTGGCCGAAAAGGGCCGGCTGCCGACGCCGAAGATCATGGGCATCGTCGGCGAGAGCCAGCCGCTCAAGAGGGTTCTGGAGACGATCGCCATCGTCGCCAAGTCGAACTCGACCGTGCTGCTGCGCGGCGAGAGCGGCACCGGCAAGGAGCTGTTCGCCCGCGCCATCCACGATCTCTCGGCGCGCAAGGGCAAGCCCTTCGTCAAGCTCAACTGCGCCGCACTGCCGGAGAGCGTGCTCGAGAGCGAGCTCTTCGGCCACGAGAAGGGCTCGTTCACCGGCGCAGTCGGCCAGCGGGCCGGCCGGTTCGAGAGCGCGCACGGCGGTACGCTGTTCCTCGACGAGATCGGCGAGATCTCGCCGAACTTCCAGGCCAAGCTCCTGCGCGTGCTGCAGGAGGGCGAGTTCGAGCGCGTCGGCGGCAATCGCACGCTGAAGGTGGACGTGCGGCTAATCTGCGCGACCAACAAGAACCTCGAGGAGGCCGTCACGCGCGGCGAATTCCGAGCCGACCTCTACTATCGCATCAATGTCGTACCGGTGGCGCTGCCTCCCTTGCGCGAACGCCCGGGCGACATCCCCCTGCTCGCCCGCGCGTTCCTGGAGCGCTTCAACGGCGAGAACCATCGCAAGATGTCGATCACGACGAGCGCGATCGAGACGCTGAAGCGCTGCAATTTCCCCGGCAACGTCCGCGAGCTGGAGAACTGCATCCGCCGCACCGCGACGCTCGCCCGCGGCGACACGATCGTGCGCGACGACTTCGCCTGTGCAAGCGGCAACTGCCTCTCGGCGCTGCTCTGGACCGGCAGTTCGCGCAAGGCCGGGCATGGCACCGACCCGCTCGGCGAGCTCGCCGCCGGTCGCGCCGTGACCGCTTCGGTGGGTGCGGCCGTACACGGCGGCGGCCGGCCGATCGGTGGCGCGGCGGGCTCGTCCTTCTCGCCGGCACCGTTCGGCGCGGCGATGCCTGAGGCTGCGCCTGTCCCTGCAAGCTACGCAGCGCCGGCGGTGTCCGCGCCGTTCATGCCCGAGCCGGTCGCGCACGCCGCGCCCGGTGGGACAGCGGCGCGCGCCGACGGGCTCTGCGAGCATGCCGACAGCCCCACCTGCCCGCGCAACGAGTCGCGGCTAACAGAAAAGGATCGGCTGATCGATGCCATGGAGCGGGCCGGCTGGGTTCAGGCGAAAGCGGCGCGCGTGCTCGGCATCACGCCGCGCCAGATCGGCTACGCGCTGAAGAAGCACGGCATCGAACTGAAGCGGTTCTGA